In a genomic window of Nostoc sp. UHCC 0870:
- a CDS encoding type 1 glutamine amidotransferase, with product MKIHYLQHVPFETPASIEKWALEHKHYLSATRFYANESLPPVEDIDWLVVMGGPMNIYEDNQYPWLTQEKQFIAQAIQANKTVIGICLGSQLIADVLGSKVYPGENKEIGWFPIELTNEAQNSTIFGALPQKFTVFHWHGDTFDLPPGATRLAYSQACQNQAFIYNQRVLGLQFHLESTKESVSQIIANCGDELVEGKYIQQATEMLAQTEDFEKINIIMNSILDNLARNS from the coding sequence ATGAAGATACATTACTTGCAGCACGTTCCCTTTGAAACACCTGCCAGTATTGAAAAATGGGCATTAGAACACAAACATTATCTTTCCGCCACCAGATTTTACGCAAACGAATCCTTACCGCCAGTAGAGGATATTGATTGGCTAGTGGTGATGGGTGGCCCAATGAATATTTATGAAGATAATCAATATCCTTGGTTGACACAAGAAAAGCAATTTATTGCCCAAGCAATCCAAGCCAATAAAACAGTAATTGGGATTTGTTTAGGTTCGCAGTTGATAGCAGATGTTTTAGGCTCTAAAGTTTATCCAGGAGAGAATAAAGAGATTGGTTGGTTTCCCATAGAACTAACAAATGAAGCGCAAAACTCAACTATTTTTGGTGCATTACCGCAGAAATTTACAGTGTTTCATTGGCATGGTGATACCTTTGATTTACCGCCGGGTGCAACTCGGTTAGCCTACAGCCAAGCGTGTCAAAATCAGGCTTTTATTTATAATCAGCGAGTGTTAGGTTTACAGTTTCACCTAGAGTCAACTAAAGAGAGTGTTAGTCAAATCATTGCAAATTGCGGTGATGAATTGGTCGAAGGTAAATATATCCAGCAAGCAACAGAAATGCTCGCTCAAACAGAGGATTTTGAAAAAATTAATATTATCATGAATAGTATATTAGATAACCTGGCTCGTAATTCATAA